A single region of the Pontibacter kalidii genome encodes:
- a CDS encoding LutB/LldF family L-lactate oxidation iron-sulfur protein, producing MSKLRQFLQDAETKAFDQGHRSTIKFNIGKYNAAVQRGLTQYSDHELARERASYIKTQTINNLDKYLMEFEANFTARGGKVIWARDAQEALKEIGEIMKRKRARSVVKSKSMTTEEIHLNEYLEKNGIETVETDLGEYIVQLAEQRPYHIVTPAMHMSKADIRDLFVRKLGIPPTDNAEELVGVARTLLREKYTSAEVGITGGNFLIADVGGVAVTENEGNGRLSTAFPKTHIAIVGIEKMIPSIMDLDLFWPLLSTSGTGQNITVYNTVFTGPRQPKEKDGPEEMYVVLLDNGRTDLLALPEKREALNCIRCGACLNVCPVYKNIGGHTYETTYSGPIGSVITPHYDGMAENKHLSFASSLCGACTSVCPVKINIHNLLLLNRKQSVDEGLAESQEKTAIKLWLKAMKSRTLMNLAPAGIKNFVLRYMQKDTWSKRREPLQAASKSFNQLWKEQRGK from the coding sequence ATGAGCAAACTGAGACAGTTTCTGCAGGACGCAGAGACAAAAGCATTCGATCAGGGGCACCGCTCCACCATCAAGTTCAACATCGGCAAGTATAACGCCGCTGTGCAGCGTGGCCTTACCCAATACTCAGACCATGAGCTGGCCCGCGAGCGGGCTTCCTATATCAAAACCCAGACCATCAACAACCTGGATAAGTACCTGATGGAGTTCGAGGCCAACTTTACCGCCCGCGGCGGCAAAGTGATCTGGGCCCGCGATGCGCAGGAGGCCTTGAAGGAGATTGGCGAGATCATGAAGCGCAAGCGTGCCCGCTCGGTGGTAAAGTCCAAGTCGATGACGACAGAGGAGATACACCTGAACGAGTACCTGGAGAAGAACGGCATCGAGACCGTAGAGACTGACTTGGGCGAATATATCGTGCAGTTGGCGGAGCAGCGGCCTTACCACATCGTGACGCCGGCCATGCACATGTCTAAGGCAGACATACGCGACCTGTTTGTGCGCAAGCTGGGCATCCCTCCTACCGATAACGCCGAGGAATTGGTGGGCGTGGCTCGTACACTACTCCGCGAAAAGTATACTTCCGCCGAGGTAGGCATCACCGGCGGTAACTTCCTGATCGCGGACGTGGGCGGCGTGGCCGTCACCGAGAACGAGGGCAATGGCCGTCTTTCCACAGCTTTCCCCAAAACGCATATCGCCATTGTGGGCATCGAGAAGATGATCCCTTCTATTATGGACCTGGACCTGTTCTGGCCGCTACTGAGCACCAGCGGCACCGGGCAGAATATTACGGTGTACAACACGGTCTTCACCGGCCCACGCCAGCCGAAAGAGAAGGACGGTCCGGAGGAGATGTACGTGGTCCTGCTCGACAACGGCCGCACCGACCTGCTGGCCCTGCCCGAGAAGCGCGAGGCCCTGAACTGCATCCGCTGTGGTGCCTGCCTCAACGTGTGTCCGGTATACAAGAACATCGGCGGCCATACGTACGAAACAACCTACAGTGGCCCGATCGGCTCCGTCATCACGCCACACTATGATGGGATGGCCGAAAACAAGCACCTGAGCTTTGCCAGCTCCCTCTGCGGCGCCTGCACCTCCGTTTGTCCGGTTAAGATCAACATCCACAACCTGCTGCTGCTAAACCGCAAGCAAAGTGTGGACGAGGGGCTGGCCGAGAGCCAGGAGAAAACGGCTATCAAACTGTGGCTAAAGGCCATGAAGAGCAGAACGCTGATGAACCTGGCCCCTGCCGGCATCAAGAACTTCGTGCTGCGCTACATGCAGAAAGACACCTGGAGCAAACGCCGTGAGCCGCTGCAAGCCGCCAGTAAATCGTTTAACCAGCTTTGGAAAGAGCAACGCGGAAAATAA
- a CDS encoding M28 family peptidase codes for MKRHNLYAALLLAAVGYGCAQGPSASKPTTDVAKLSEAAPKYAQTITAADLSKHLHIIASDEYEGRNTGEKGQKMAAEYIAREFREDGLAGPVKTNSANPYYQTFDLQKSAWGEGHISIGTEKYLMMQDFFPFGSSPFTTEQGVEAVYVADAAQLAEKGAQGKLVVTMLTPAEMQTKMRGFGAAAEQAGAKGVVYVLGAEEYRGMAERFSHRLSQPSLSQMGSNNNNRPATIFATPTVGAALLGTTPEQLQRNASTIAFKPASDIRILMSRTTEPLPTENVLGFIEGTDKKDEVIIVTAHYDHVGVDESLEGDKIYNGANDDGSGTVAVIELAEAFAQAKKDGYGPRRSVLFMTVTGEEKGLLGSEYYANNPIFPLENTVANVNIDMIGRMDYEHEKTNDSNYIYVIGADKLSSELHQINEEMNQKYVNLKLDYTFNDENDPNRFYYRSDHYNFAKNGIPIVFYFNGVHDDYHQPGDHADKIIYESAEKVSRLAFHVTWELANRENRIVVDSNKK; via the coding sequence ATGAAGAGACATAATCTCTACGCCGCCCTGCTGCTAGCTGCCGTTGGCTATGGCTGCGCCCAGGGCCCAAGCGCCAGCAAGCCCACTACCGATGTAGCCAAGCTGAGCGAGGCTGCCCCCAAGTATGCCCAAACCATTACAGCGGCAGACCTGTCGAAGCACCTGCACATCATTGCCTCTGACGAGTATGAAGGCCGCAACACCGGCGAGAAAGGTCAGAAAATGGCCGCCGAGTACATTGCCCGTGAGTTCCGCGAGGATGGCCTGGCAGGCCCGGTAAAGACTAACAGCGCCAACCCCTACTACCAGACGTTCGACCTGCAGAAGAGCGCCTGGGGCGAAGGCCATATTTCGATAGGAACTGAGAAGTACCTGATGATGCAGGACTTCTTCCCGTTCGGCTCCTCTCCGTTCACTACCGAGCAAGGCGTAGAGGCTGTTTATGTAGCTGATGCCGCACAACTTGCAGAGAAAGGCGCACAGGGTAAACTTGTGGTAACCATGCTGACGCCAGCTGAGATGCAGACCAAGATGCGCGGTTTTGGTGCCGCCGCCGAGCAGGCCGGCGCTAAAGGCGTAGTGTACGTGCTGGGTGCCGAGGAGTACCGCGGCATGGCCGAGCGCTTTTCACACCGCCTCTCGCAGCCTTCGCTCTCGCAGATGGGCAGCAACAACAACAACCGCCCGGCTACAATTTTTGCCACGCCTACCGTAGGCGCCGCCCTACTGGGCACTACCCCCGAGCAGCTGCAGCGCAACGCTTCCACCATCGCCTTTAAGCCTGCTTCTGATATCAGGATTCTGATGAGCAGAACAACGGAGCCACTGCCAACCGAAAACGTGCTAGGCTTTATAGAGGGTACTGATAAGAAAGACGAGGTAATCATCGTAACAGCGCATTACGACCACGTGGGTGTGGACGAGTCGCTGGAAGGCGATAAGATCTACAACGGCGCCAACGACGACGGTTCCGGCACGGTGGCGGTGATCGAGCTTGCCGAGGCATTTGCCCAGGCGAAGAAAGACGGTTACGGCCCGCGCCGCAGCGTGCTATTCATGACGGTAACCGGTGAGGAGAAAGGCCTGTTGGGCTCGGAGTACTATGCCAACAACCCAATCTTCCCGCTGGAGAACACTGTGGCGAACGTGAACATCGACATGATCGGCCGCATGGATTACGAGCACGAGAAGACTAACGACAGCAACTACATCTACGTGATCGGGGCCGACAAGCTTTCTTCGGAGCTGCACCAGATAAACGAGGAGATGAACCAGAAGTACGTGAACCTGAAGCTCGACTATACTTTTAACGACGAGAACGACCCGAACCGCTTCTACTACCGCTCCGACCACTATAACTTCGCCAAGAACGGCATACCGATCGTGTTCTACTTCAACGGCGTGCACGACGATTACCACCAGCCGGGCGACCATGCGGACAAGATCATCTACGAGAGCGCCGAGAAGGTATCCCGCCTGGCGTTCCACGTGACATGGGAGCTGGCCAACCGCGAAAACCGGATTGTTGTGGACAGCAATAAAAAGTAA
- the ispF gene encoding 2-C-methyl-D-erythritol 2,4-cyclodiphosphate synthase, with product MKLKIRTGFGYDVHQLQEGLDFWLGGIKIPHTHGALGHSDADVLTHVICDALLGAANMRDIGYHFSDKDPKYKGIDSKILLKEVVHLLSREGYEIGNIDSTICLQEPKVNPHIPSMKTCLAEVMGIPEEDISIKATTTEHLGFVGKKEGVAAFATVLIVKQ from the coding sequence ATGAAACTGAAAATAAGAACCGGCTTCGGCTACGACGTGCACCAACTGCAGGAAGGCCTGGATTTCTGGCTCGGCGGCATCAAAATCCCGCACACGCACGGCGCGCTGGGACACTCCGACGCCGATGTGCTCACGCACGTGATCTGCGACGCCCTGTTGGGTGCCGCCAACATGCGCGACATCGGCTACCACTTCTCCGACAAGGACCCCAAGTATAAAGGCATCGACTCCAAGATCCTGTTGAAGGAGGTGGTGCACCTGCTAAGCCGCGAAGGCTACGAAATTGGTAATATCGACTCGACCATCTGCCTGCAGGAGCCGAAGGTAAACCCGCACATCCCAAGTATGAAAACCTGCCTGGCCGAGGTAATGGGCATCCCTGAAGAGGATATCTCTATTAAGGCTACCACCACCGAGCACCTGGGCTTTGTGGGCAAGAAAGAAGGCGTGGCGGCCTTTGCCACTGTCCTGATCGTGAAGCAGTAG
- a CDS encoding OBAP family protein, which translates to MIEKIKTVLPLLAIGLVAGCGGENSETDVQVPGSEKTVETKALEMSANLMQNKAPLTRTHMYLNGFHFYSGHLEGQMEVHHYVTQLNEDVHQAIIYDGNGDEAKLMGVEYIISERLFKQLPEEEKKLWHSHHYEVKSGTLIAPGIPDATEHQLMEKLVSTYGKTIHTWHTDRNMELPFGAPMIMMSFTGDGQLRQELVDERDKNLKVSTAEKHKQREDIPMPEVVPGANAWEQGEVRQLQLSDKAPDLQ; encoded by the coding sequence ATGATTGAAAAGATAAAAACCGTCCTGCCCCTGCTGGCGATAGGGCTAGTGGCAGGCTGCGGCGGCGAGAACTCCGAAACCGACGTGCAGGTGCCCGGCAGCGAGAAAACCGTGGAAACGAAAGCATTGGAGATGAGCGCAAACCTGATGCAGAATAAAGCCCCGCTCACAAGGACACACATGTACCTGAATGGCTTCCACTTTTATAGCGGCCACCTGGAGGGGCAGATGGAGGTACACCATTATGTAACGCAGCTGAACGAGGATGTGCACCAGGCGATCATTTATGATGGCAATGGGGATGAAGCCAAGCTGATGGGGGTGGAGTACATCATCTCTGAGCGGTTGTTTAAACAGCTGCCGGAGGAGGAGAAAAAGCTGTGGCACAGCCACCATTATGAGGTGAAATCGGGTACGCTGATTGCGCCGGGTATCCCCGATGCCACCGAGCATCAACTGATGGAGAAACTGGTGTCTACCTACGGCAAAACCATACACACCTGGCATACCGACCGCAACATGGAACTGCCCTTTGGCGCTCCGATGATCATGATGAGCTTTACCGGGGACGGGCAGCTGCGGCAGGAACTGGTAGACGAGCGAGACAAGAACTTAAAGGTATCGACGGCGGAAAAGCACAAGCAGCGCGAGGATATCCCCATGCCGGAGGTCGTGCCAGGTGCCAATGCCTGGGAGCAGGGCGAGGTACGGCAGCTGCAGCTATCCGACAAGGCTCCTGATTTGCAGTAG
- a CDS encoding alkene reductase: protein MSQPLLKPITLHDLYLKNRVIMAPMTRSRADNNNNAANELMATYYAQRAGAGLIISEGSQISEQAVGYINTPGIYSAEQVAGWRKVTDAVHAEGGKIFLQLWHVGRMSHPDFHGGKLPVAPSPINPNDKAFTPEGFKDTVAPRELTVPEIKQIVQDFKTAARNAIDAGFDGVEVHASNGYLLHQFFVSTANVRTDAYGGSVENRARILFEVLDAVKEVVPQHRIGVRLNPSMHGGFGITVNEDTIPTFDYIVEQLNKYSLAYLHLTEASPANKDVPHIEPQVAKRYRPKYKGSLIINGGFTQETGNQVIADGNADMVAFGVPFIANPDLPERFAQNAELQQADQSKFYAPGPEGYVDYPTLAEVEA, encoded by the coding sequence ATGTCACAACCACTTTTAAAACCAATAACTCTACACGACCTGTACCTGAAAAATCGGGTCATCATGGCACCCATGACGCGCAGCCGCGCCGATAATAACAACAACGCCGCCAATGAGCTGATGGCTACTTACTACGCCCAGCGCGCCGGCGCCGGACTGATCATCTCTGAAGGGTCGCAGATTTCGGAGCAGGCGGTCGGCTACATTAACACGCCCGGCATTTACAGTGCGGAGCAGGTAGCAGGCTGGAGGAAAGTAACCGATGCCGTGCACGCGGAAGGCGGCAAGATTTTCCTGCAGCTGTGGCACGTGGGCCGCATGTCGCACCCTGATTTCCATGGCGGGAAGCTACCTGTGGCCCCCTCTCCCATCAACCCGAACGACAAGGCCTTTACGCCGGAGGGCTTCAAAGACACCGTTGCCCCGCGCGAGTTGACGGTGCCGGAGATAAAGCAGATCGTGCAGGACTTTAAAACAGCTGCCCGCAATGCCATAGATGCCGGTTTTGACGGCGTGGAAGTGCATGCCTCCAACGGTTATCTGCTGCACCAGTTCTTCGTAAGTACCGCCAACGTACGCACCGATGCCTACGGTGGCTCTGTGGAGAACCGTGCGCGCATCCTGTTCGAGGTACTGGACGCCGTTAAGGAAGTGGTGCCGCAGCATCGGATAGGTGTGCGCCTGAACCCCAGCATGCACGGCGGCTTCGGCATCACCGTAAACGAGGACACTATCCCCACCTTCGACTACATTGTAGAACAGCTGAACAAGTATAGCCTGGCTTACCTGCACCTGACTGAGGCCTCACCGGCCAACAAGGACGTGCCGCACATAGAGCCGCAAGTGGCCAAACGCTACCGTCCGAAGTATAAGGGCAGCCTGATCATCAACGGCGGCTTTACCCAGGAAACGGGCAACCAGGTGATTGCCGATGGCAACGCTGACATGGTGGCTTTCGGGGTGCCGTTTATCGCCAACCCGGACCTGCCGGAGCGCTTTGCCCAGAACGCCGAGCTGCAACAGGCAGACCAGAGCAAGTTCTATGCTCCTGGCCCGGAAGGCTACGTGGATTACCCTACGCTGGCAGAGGTGGAAGCCTAA
- a CDS encoding aldo/keto reductase, which produces MKHIKIKGATIPALGLGTFQLEGDTALRIVTHALATGYRHIDTAQMYRNEEAVGKAIMESGVARSEVFLTTKVLPTNLSKDKFMPSVEESLQKLRSDYVDLLLIHWPNAEVPVEEYMAELMKAQEKGYARYIGVSNHPTALLDSVLATGAGIITNQVEYHPFLNQDKLYAYLRQHELTLTAYSPIAQGQVLGNKTLKSIGSKYDKNEVQVTLRWLMQQDGVLAIPRSAKEKNIEANFNIFDFELTQQEVEQINQLKQANTRLINPSFAPAWDTV; this is translated from the coding sequence ATGAAACACATCAAGATAAAGGGAGCCACGATTCCAGCACTAGGGTTGGGCACCTTCCAATTAGAGGGAGACACGGCACTGAGGATCGTTACCCATGCCCTCGCCACTGGCTATAGGCACATCGACACGGCTCAGATGTACCGCAACGAGGAGGCAGTGGGTAAAGCCATCATGGAATCCGGGGTAGCTCGGAGCGAGGTTTTCCTGACCACCAAGGTGCTGCCGACGAACCTCTCGAAAGATAAATTCATGCCCTCTGTGGAAGAAAGCCTGCAAAAGCTTCGCTCGGACTACGTGGACCTGCTGCTGATCCACTGGCCAAATGCAGAGGTGCCTGTGGAGGAGTACATGGCGGAGTTGATGAAAGCCCAGGAGAAAGGCTATGCCCGGTATATTGGAGTCAGCAACCACCCTACTGCCCTGCTCGACAGCGTGCTGGCCACCGGCGCCGGGATCATCACCAATCAGGTGGAGTACCACCCTTTCCTCAACCAGGACAAGCTATATGCATACCTGCGCCAGCACGAGCTCACGCTCACGGCCTACAGTCCGATTGCGCAAGGACAAGTGCTGGGCAACAAGACGCTCAAAAGCATCGGCAGCAAGTATGACAAAAACGAGGTGCAGGTAACGCTGCGCTGGCTCATGCAGCAGGACGGCGTGCTGGCCATCCCGAGAAGTGCCAAGGAAAAGAACATCGAAGCCAACTTCAACATCTTCGACTTTGAACTCACCCAGCAGGAAGTGGAGCAGATAAACCAGCTCAAGCAGGCCAACACCCGCCTCATCAACCCTTCCTTCGCCCCAGCCTGGGACACGGTCTAA
- a CDS encoding MarR family winged helix-turn-helix transcriptional regulator — protein sequence MRIEDEIHQKEFKDDHRRLLVNLLFTNNWVNQQLMPFFKRLGLTLQQHNVLAILRGQQPEPVCFGDIQNRMVDRNSNVTRLIDKLIEKGFVTRDICQANRRMIEVRLTEKGMKKLQEVDARFPELLEHFHKLSKEEAVMVSNMLDKLRG from the coding sequence GGAGTTTAAGGATGATCACCGTCGTCTGCTCGTGAACCTGTTGTTTACCAACAACTGGGTGAACCAGCAGCTGATGCCGTTCTTTAAGCGCCTTGGCCTCACGCTGCAGCAGCACAACGTGCTGGCCATCCTGCGCGGGCAGCAACCGGAGCCGGTGTGCTTCGGCGATATCCAGAACCGCATGGTGGACCGCAACTCCAACGTTACCCGCCTCATCGACAAACTGATAGAAAAAGGCTTCGTTACCCGCGACATCTGCCAGGCCAACCGCCGCATGATTGAGGTACGCCTCACGGAAAAGGGTATGAAGAAGCTGCAGGAGGTAGATGCTCGTTTTCCGGAACTCCTGGAGCATTTCCATAAGCTTTCGAAGGAGGAAGCTGTTATGGTGAGCAACATGTTGGATAAACTACGAGGCTGA